Genomic DNA from Lutibacter sp. A80:
GAAGATTTTCTACCAAAAATTAACCCGAAAAGCATAGTAGCCCACGCAACATAAATCATAGATTCGTAGGCATTACTCCAAGGAGCATTTCCACTTACAATCCAACGAGCAATTAAACCTCCAGTGTGTAATAAAAACAAACCTATAACAATAGCAATACTTGCTTTAATTAAGAAGTCTACACTTTTATTGTTTTTAAAAATTTGGAAAATTACTAAGAAGAACATTAAGGTTCCAATGTACATATAGTAGCTATAGATGGTCTTAAAAATATCGTATTTATTATAAGCAATTTCTAAATCAATTTTATCATCTGATGGATATACTGCGCTTCCATATTTTTTTTGAAAGTTTATAATTCCACCTAAAATTTCATCAGATTTACTATAGTCTTTAGTATTATTAGATTCTGATAATGTTTGAAGGTAAATTGGTAAAATTTGTCGTACAAAAACAGAGTCTTGGCCTTTAAAATTTGCAGAATTTATATCGTTATGCGATACCCAAGTGTTATTATAATCATTTGGAATTGGAAAAATTCTTAAAACATCACCTGTAATTGCTGAATATAATAGATTTACTCTTCTATCTACGTTAATTACATCTTTTTCAAACTTACTTTTAATATTGGTTTTTTGAGCATCTTGTTGAATTTCAGAAATTTTATACATTCCTTTAGCATCAAAAAAGTTAGCAAGTGTAGCATTTTTTTGATCGTGTGGAATACCAATAATATCTCTTAATAAGGTATTGTCTTTTTCAATATAAATTATAGGAATTTGAAACCATAATCTAGGGTTTTGTTGAATTGATAAAAATACCTGTGTTGCTGTCATTCCTTTGTAAGTATCGTGTTTACTTACTTTTCGTAATAATTCAGAGGCATAGGTATGCACAGGTTTCATTCTACCGCCAGCATCTTGTATTACAACTTTACTAAATTTTTCGGAATGCGCTACATCAATTTTATTTTTTACCAGAGCAGAATCTACTTGTTGTTCTGTTAGGGTGTGGTTATGTTCTTGTGCAAAAGTTAGTGTTGAAAATAAAATAATTATAATTGAAGATAGAATTGCTTTTTGAGTTTTCACTTTTTCTAAACTTTTTCTTAAGAAATCGAAGCGAGTATTTTTTACAAATAGTATTAATATTAAGCCTGCATACAATAAAAAATACCCTATGTATGTAATTGTAGAACCCCAAAAATCGTGATTTACAGATAGGTGTGTTTCTTCATATTGTTCAGTAATATTATAACTAGATTGGAAAAATTTATAGCCTTTATAATTCAATATATTATTCATAAAAATTCTAAAATCAAAAGTTTCACTAGGATCAATAACTGTAACTTCACTAGCAAAAGACATTGGACTGTTAGAGCCTGGGTATTTGTCCAATTGAAAATCGTTTAATTTAATGCTAAAAGGTAATTCTTTTTGCAAAGCTCCATAGCTCATTCTAAAGTTTAATTTACCTACTGAAAATTGAGTTGGAGGTTGAATTGCAAATTTACCACCTACAAGTTTTACTTCTTTTGTTTCGTTTCCAACGGTTACATCAAATGTTAATTGTCCTAATGTGTTTTGATCTTTATCTCCAGAAATGGTTTTATATGAACCTTTTAAAGAAGCATTTGGAACAACAAATTGCATTCCAGCAATATTGTGTACTGCCATTAATGAAAAATCTTGTAAACTATCCTTAGCAACTGTGCCTTCAAAACTATCTGCCATTCTAAAAAAAGTTCCATCTACGGTAGTTTGAATTTTAATAGTACCATCAATGTTTTTAAAATCTATAGTGTTTGTATTTGGGGCATCATAACCTATTAAAACACCATGTATTACTTCTGAAGTTCCTCTTTTAATATAATGGTCATGTCTTCCTCCTGAACCAGATTCAACAAAATGCATATATTCATCTCCAGTTTCACTTTCTTCAAAAGTTTCTAATGCATTTGGAATGTAGTTTGTAAGTTTTACTTCAACATCGGTACCTTTAAAGTCTGTATCATAACTATAATTATTTGTTCCTAACGAGGATAATAAAATAGGGTGATGAACAGGTGTTTTTTGTTCATTCCCATCATTAACAGTAATACTTAGATAGTTTTTTTCGGTTAAAAACTTATTAGTTACTTGTCCTTCTTTTATAGGCATTATTCCTTCAAAACTGATATAACGAGTTATTCCAGCTCCAATTATTATTAAAAAAAAGGCAAGGTGAAATACTAAAACTACTAACTTTTCTTTTCTCAATAATCGATACTTAAAAATATTACCAAAAAAGTTGATTGCAAATAGCAACATTATTGCTTCAAACCACCAAGCATTATAAACTAATGCTTTGGCTGTTTCTGTACCATAATCGTTTTCAATAAATGTAGCAATTCCCATTGCTAATGCAAAAATTAAGAACAAAAGAGCCATTAAACGTGTTGAATAAATTAGAGAAAGTAGTTTCTTCATTACAGTTGTTTTATTTTTAAAAATAAATGTTGGGCAAAAATAATGATAATTGTCATATTAGCCATTCAAAATCGTTTATTTAAGACTATTATCCATATTTTTTAACACTCTGACAAATATAATAGTAACTTTTAGTACAGCCGCTGACCATTGTCATTAAAAATTGATTGTTTTTTAAGGTTTTTTATACTAGAAATAAAAAGTTTTGTAAATTTGTTATTGACTTATATTCTAAATGAAAAATTTAAATCTTTATACTATTCATTTTAATATCTATTTAAATATTAAACGCCCAGAGTGTTTTATTAAATAGTGCCACTTTTTTAAGCGATTTTTTCGCACTTTTCTCACATCTTTTTTAACTTAAAATTTAGTATTATGGAATTACCATACGCAGAACCGTATAAAATAAAAATGGTAGAAACTATTAAGCGTTCTA
This window encodes:
- the ccsA gene encoding cytochrome c biogenesis protein CcsA; the protein is MKKLLSLIYSTRLMALLFLIFALAMGIATFIENDYGTETAKALVYNAWWFEAIMLLFAINFFGNIFKYRLLRKEKLVVLVFHLAFFLIIIGAGITRYISFEGIMPIKEGQVTNKFLTEKNYLSITVNDGNEQKTPVHHPILLSSLGTNNYSYDTDFKGTDVEVKLTNYIPNALETFEESETGDEYMHFVESGSGGRHDHYIKRGTSEVIHGVLIGYDAPNTNTIDFKNIDGTIKIQTTVDGTFFRMADSFEGTVAKDSLQDFSLMAVHNIAGMQFVVPNASLKGSYKTISGDKDQNTLGQLTFDVTVGNETKEVKLVGGKFAIQPPTQFSVGKLNFRMSYGALQKELPFSIKLNDFQLDKYPGSNSPMSFASEVTVIDPSETFDFRIFMNNILNYKGYKFFQSSYNITEQYEETHLSVNHDFWGSTITYIGYFLLYAGLILILFVKNTRFDFLRKSLEKVKTQKAILSSIIIILFSTLTFAQEHNHTLTEQQVDSALVKNKIDVAHSEKFSKVVIQDAGGRMKPVHTYASELLRKVSKHDTYKGMTATQVFLSIQQNPRLWFQIPIIYIEKDNTLLRDIIGIPHDQKNATLANFFDAKGMYKISEIQQDAQKTNIKSKFEKDVINVDRRVNLLYSAITGDVLRIFPIPNDYNNTWVSHNDINSANFKGQDSVFVRQILPIYLQTLSESNNTKDYSKSDEILGGIINFQKKYGSAVYPSDDKIDLEIAYNKYDIFKTIYSYYMYIGTLMFFLVIFQIFKNNKSVDFLIKASIAIVIGLFLLHTGGLIARWIVSGNAPWSNAYESMIYVAWATMLFGLIFGRKSSMTIAATAFLTSFILMVAHWNWMDPEIANLQPVLNSYWLMIHVSIIVASYGPFALGMILGLVALILMIITNSKNKKKVGLMIKEITIINEMALTIGLILLVVGNFLGGQWANESWGRYWGWDPKETWALISIMVYAFVLHMRLVPGLRGRFAFNLFSVAAFASILMTYFGVNFYLSGLHSYASGDKAITPTFVYYSVAVVSILAVFAHHQYKKHYKK